One part of the Tachysurus vachellii isolate PV-2020 chromosome 6, HZAU_Pvac_v1, whole genome shotgun sequence genome encodes these proteins:
- the gfral gene encoding GDNF family receptor alpha-like isoform X2: MKTALFIGIWLVLHTDCSTISPSCFSLMQPCFSPDLCRSEQTLLRNVCVSEDSSCQMQSTEGCNVTIQAILAHSRECVCTDENPCSVLQLLVSFCHPYLDVNPLPASDTSRLANQQASSQANARHPHSDHHLPFQVHENNFKNKDEWKESRLLTSVPTLDISCVQGMTLCIQDEVCNRQLVPFVQSCSTPQCEDRLCRMAARRFYSSLPENMVDMLVFCQCEPDDQDCQHFQTMLNSNSCKQDQTSQWNCLEMLDNCTGEKICRQRFEVFLSKCFGSEDVSLSGYSTIELLHVIDLNFFVSGNKECRRAFVDTMGSVLQSLCTCHGLDHHNLYRCNVLQQAIHNRSYFKPQGPKKNLSTTKSKVNKSQQERSWLNDQLLYIVLSVCALVVIFAVSFAVVAHKLSKKHNVSKNPDSRYKPPEDSTKSFVL, from the exons ATGAAGACGGCTCTGTTTATCG ggATCTGGCTGGTTTTGCACACCGATTGCAGCACAATATCTCCAAGCTGTTTTTCACTGATGCAGCCTTGTTTTTCACCAGATCTGTGCAGAAGTGAACAGACTCTTCtaagaaatgtttgtgtttctgaag ACAGCAGCTGTCAAATGCAGAGTACTGAAGGCTGTAACGTGACCATTCAGGCAATATTAGCTCACTCAAGGGAGTGTGTTTGCACTGATGAAAATCCATGCAGCGTTCTACAGCTCCTTGTTTCCTTCTGCCATCCCTACTTAG ATGTCAATCCCTTGCCTGCATCTGACACATCAAGATTGGCAAATCAGCAGGCGAGCAGTCAAGCCAATGCTCGGCATCCTCATTCAGATCATCACCTACCCTTTCAAG TTCATGAGAACAACTTCAAAAACAAGGACGAATGGAAAGAAAGTAGATTATTAACATCTG TTCCAACTCTAGACATTTCCTGCGTACAGGGAATGACTCTGTGCATCCAAGACGAAGTGTGTAACCGGCAGCTGGTGCCGTTTGTTCAGTCTTGTTCTACACCTCAATGTGAGGACAGGCTTTGCAGAATGGCAGCGAGACGATTTTATTCAAGCCTACCCGAAAACATGGTTGACATGCTGGTATTCTGCCAGTGTGAGCCAGATGATCAGGATTGCCAGCATTTTCAGACCATGCTCAATTCCAACTCCTGCAAACAAGACCAAACATCACAATGGAACTGCCTGGAGATGCTGGACAACTGCACTGGAGAGAAGATTTGCAG GCAGAGGTTCGAGGTATTCttgtccaaatgttttggctCTGAGGATGTTTCACTTAGTGGATATTCAACCATAGAACTGCTGCATGTCATAGACCTCAACTTTTTTGTCAGTGGAAACAAAGAGTGCAGGCGGGCCTTTGTAGATACAATGGGATCTGTGCTTCAGAGCCTATGCACCTGTCATGGACTGGATCATCACAATCTTTACAGGTGCAATGTGCTGCAACAAGCCATTCATAACAGATCCTATTTCA AACCACAAGGACCTAAGAAAAATCTCTCCACTACGAAGTCCAAAGTAAACAAATCGCAGCAAGAGCGTTCATGGCTAAATG atcagttattGTACATCGTATTATCCGTTTGTGCGCTGGTGGTGATCTTTGCTGTCAGCTTTGCCGTTGTTGCACATAAACTGAG CAAAAAACACAACGTGTCCAAAAACCCAGATTCCAGATACAAACCCCCAGAAGATTCCACAAAATCatttgtcttgtaa
- the hcrtr2 gene encoding orexin receptor type 2 — MAAATVTSSCRDCSTSNSTASSAHLRLDEDDELLHYIWSEYLHPKQYEWVLIVGYVIVFLCSLVGNALVCFAVWKNHHMRTVTNYFIVNLSFADILVTITCLPASLVVDITETWFFGETLCRILPYLQTISVSVSVLTLSCIAQDRWYAICHPLKFKSTAKRARRSIILIWLVSCVIMIPQAVVMECTSLLPELLPELTNKTVLFTVCDEHWGDEIYPKVYHTCFFIVTYFAPLCLMVLAYIQICQKLWCQQIPGTSSVVQRKWKSLQCSAQAAGPGESVKIRTSAVSAEIKQMKSRRKTARMLMVVLFVFAICYLPISILNIMKRVFGAFKNTNNRETVYAWFTFSHWLIYANSAANPIIYNFLSGKFREEFKAAFTCHYTGRGEKKERVRTKMSTDSHKSLSTQVSHFDNVSRISDQVM, encoded by the exons ATGGCGGCGGCCACCGTCACTTCCAGCTGCCGCGACTGTTCCACGTCCAATTCCACTGCGAGCTCCGCGCACCTGCGCCTCGACGAGGACGACGAACTTTTGCACTACATTTGGAGTGAATATTTACATCCGAAGCAGTATGAATGGGTCTTGATAGTAGGATACGTCATTGTGTTCCTGTGCTCGCTGGTCGGTAACGCTTTAG TTTGTTTTGCAGTGTGGAAAAACCATCATATGCGCACAGTGACCAACTACTTCATTGTGAACCTGTCCTTTGCTGACATCCTGGTCACTATTACTTGCCTTCCCGCCAGTCTCGTAGTGGACATCACAGAAACATGGTTCTTCGGAGAGACACTCTGTCGGATTTTACCTTATTTACAG acaatctctgtgtctgtatcagtgCTGACCCTCAGTTGCATTGCCCAGGATCGGTGGTATGCTATCTGCCACCCTCTAAAGTTCAAGAGCACTGCGAAGCGAGCCCGCAGGAGCATCATCCTGATCTGGTTGGTGTCTTGCGTGATCATGATTCCTCAGGCTGTTGTTATGGAGTGTACCAGCCTTCTGCCTGAGCTGCTTCCTGAGCTCACCAACAAGACGGTCCTCTTTACTGTGTGTGACGAACACTGGGGAG ATGAAATCTACCCCAAGGTCTACCACACCTGCTTCTTTATTGTTACCTATTTTGCCCCTTTGTGCCTGATGGTCCTGGCATATATCCAGATCTGTCAGAAACTCTGGTGTCAGCAG ATTCCAGGGACTTCGTCAGTGGTGCAGAGAAAGTGGAAATCCCTGCAGTGTTCAGCTCAGGCTGCGGGCCCTGGTGAGTCGGTCAAGATCAGGACCAGCGCGGTGTCGGCTGAGATCAAGCAAATGAAATCTCGACGGAAAACAGCACGCATGCTGATGGTGGTGCTCTTCGTCTTTGCCATCTGTTATCTGCCCATCAGCATCCTTAATATCATGAAAAG AGTGTTTGGTGCTTTCAAGAACACAAATAACAGAGAGACGGTGTATGCCTGGTTCACCTTTTCCCACTGGCTTATATACGCTAACAGTGCAGCCAATCCCATCATCTACAATTTCCTCAGCG GTAAATTTCGCGAGGAGTTTAAAGCAGCCTTTACCTGCCACTATACAGGTCgaggggaaaagaaagagagggtgaGGACCAAGATGAGCACCGACAGTCATAAATCCCTGTCCACACAAGTGAGTCATTTTGACAATGTCTCACGAATCTCAGACCAGGTCATGTAG
- the gfral gene encoding GDNF family receptor alpha-like isoform X1: protein MKTALFIGIWLVLHTDCSTISPSCFSLMQPCFSPDLCRSEQTLLRNVCVSEDSSCQMQSTEGCNVTIQAILAHSRECVCTDENPCSVLQLLVSFCHPYLEDVNPLPASDTSRLANQQASSQANARHPHSDHHLPFQVHENNFKNKDEWKESRLLTSVPTLDISCVQGMTLCIQDEVCNRQLVPFVQSCSTPQCEDRLCRMAARRFYSSLPENMVDMLVFCQCEPDDQDCQHFQTMLNSNSCKQDQTSQWNCLEMLDNCTGEKICRQRFEVFLSKCFGSEDVSLSGYSTIELLHVIDLNFFVSGNKECRRAFVDTMGSVLQSLCTCHGLDHHNLYRCNVLQQAIHNRSYFKPQGPKKNLSTTKSKVNKSQQERSWLNDQLLYIVLSVCALVVIFAVSFAVVAHKLSKKHNVSKNPDSRYKPPEDSTKSFVL from the exons ATGAAGACGGCTCTGTTTATCG ggATCTGGCTGGTTTTGCACACCGATTGCAGCACAATATCTCCAAGCTGTTTTTCACTGATGCAGCCTTGTTTTTCACCAGATCTGTGCAGAAGTGAACAGACTCTTCtaagaaatgtttgtgtttctgaag ACAGCAGCTGTCAAATGCAGAGTACTGAAGGCTGTAACGTGACCATTCAGGCAATATTAGCTCACTCAAGGGAGTGTGTTTGCACTGATGAAAATCCATGCAGCGTTCTACAGCTCCTTGTTTCCTTCTGCCATCCCTACTTAG aagATGTCAATCCCTTGCCTGCATCTGACACATCAAGATTGGCAAATCAGCAGGCGAGCAGTCAAGCCAATGCTCGGCATCCTCATTCAGATCATCACCTACCCTTTCAAG TTCATGAGAACAACTTCAAAAACAAGGACGAATGGAAAGAAAGTAGATTATTAACATCTG TTCCAACTCTAGACATTTCCTGCGTACAGGGAATGACTCTGTGCATCCAAGACGAAGTGTGTAACCGGCAGCTGGTGCCGTTTGTTCAGTCTTGTTCTACACCTCAATGTGAGGACAGGCTTTGCAGAATGGCAGCGAGACGATTTTATTCAAGCCTACCCGAAAACATGGTTGACATGCTGGTATTCTGCCAGTGTGAGCCAGATGATCAGGATTGCCAGCATTTTCAGACCATGCTCAATTCCAACTCCTGCAAACAAGACCAAACATCACAATGGAACTGCCTGGAGATGCTGGACAACTGCACTGGAGAGAAGATTTGCAG GCAGAGGTTCGAGGTATTCttgtccaaatgttttggctCTGAGGATGTTTCACTTAGTGGATATTCAACCATAGAACTGCTGCATGTCATAGACCTCAACTTTTTTGTCAGTGGAAACAAAGAGTGCAGGCGGGCCTTTGTAGATACAATGGGATCTGTGCTTCAGAGCCTATGCACCTGTCATGGACTGGATCATCACAATCTTTACAGGTGCAATGTGCTGCAACAAGCCATTCATAACAGATCCTATTTCA AACCACAAGGACCTAAGAAAAATCTCTCCACTACGAAGTCCAAAGTAAACAAATCGCAGCAAGAGCGTTCATGGCTAAATG atcagttattGTACATCGTATTATCCGTTTGTGCGCTGGTGGTGATCTTTGCTGTCAGCTTTGCCGTTGTTGCACATAAACTGAG CAAAAAACACAACGTGTCCAAAAACCCAGATTCCAGATACAAACCCCCAGAAGATTCCACAAAATCatttgtcttgtaa